From a single Sinomonas atrocyanea genomic region:
- the adhP gene encoding alcohol dehydrogenase AdhP, with the protein MTAAIPETFRAAVVHDFGTELTIDDLQVPAPGPGQALVKLISSGVCHTDLHAAQGDWPVKPKLPLVPGHEGVGTVVALGEGVSDITDIRIGDLIGNAWLWSACGTCQYCRTGWETLCEAQQNGGYGVDGSFGQYMLVDTKFAARIPEGSDPYEVAPVLCAGVTVYKGLKQTEVRPGEWVVVSGIGGLGHIAVQYAVAMGMRVAAVDVADEKLALARKHGAEVTVNAFAEDPASAIQEATGGAHGVLVTAVHPAAFGQAIGMTRRGGTIVFNGLPPGDFPAPIFDIVLKGLTIRGSIVGTRQDLEEALDFYARGLIHPTFHTRDLEEINQVFDEMHHAKIDGRVVIKY; encoded by the coding sequence ATGACCGCTGCCATCCCCGAGACCTTCCGGGCCGCCGTCGTCCACGACTTCGGCACGGAACTGACCATCGACGACCTGCAGGTCCCCGCGCCGGGCCCCGGCCAGGCGCTCGTGAAGCTCATCTCGAGCGGCGTCTGCCACACCGACCTCCACGCGGCCCAGGGCGACTGGCCCGTCAAGCCCAAGCTGCCGCTCGTGCCCGGCCACGAGGGCGTGGGCACCGTCGTCGCCCTCGGCGAGGGCGTCAGCGACATCACTGATATCCGGATAGGTGACCTCATCGGCAACGCGTGGCTGTGGAGCGCGTGCGGCACCTGCCAGTACTGCCGCACCGGCTGGGAGACCCTGTGCGAGGCGCAGCAGAACGGCGGCTACGGGGTAGACGGCTCGTTCGGGCAGTACATGCTCGTCGACACCAAGTTCGCCGCCCGCATCCCTGAGGGCTCGGACCCATACGAGGTCGCGCCGGTCCTGTGCGCCGGGGTGACCGTGTACAAGGGCCTCAAGCAGACCGAGGTCCGGCCGGGCGAGTGGGTCGTCGTCTCCGGCATCGGCGGCCTGGGCCACATCGCGGTGCAGTACGCGGTCGCGATGGGCATGCGCGTCGCCGCCGTCGACGTCGCGGACGAGAAGCTGGCCCTCGCGAGGAAGCACGGCGCCGAGGTGACCGTCAACGCGTTCGCCGAGGACCCGGCGTCGGCCATTCAGGAGGCCACCGGCGGCGCCCACGGCGTCCTCGTCACCGCCGTCCACCCGGCCGCGTTCGGCCAGGCGATCGGCATGACGAGGCGCGGCGGGACCATCGTGTTCAACGGCCTGCCCCCGGGCGACTTCCCGGCGCCCATCTTCGACATCGTCCTCAAGGGCCTCACGATCCGCGGCTCGATCGTCGGCACGCGGCAGGACCTCGAGGAGGCGCTCGACTTCTACGCGCGCGGCCTCATCCACCCCACGTTCCACACCCGGGACCTGGAGGAGATCAACCAGGTCTTCGACGAGATGCACCACGCCAAGATCGACGGCCGCGTGGTCATCAAGTACTGA